A stretch of Nitrososphaerota archaeon DNA encodes these proteins:
- a CDS encoding TGS domain-containing protein, which translates to MPTNLPERAKAKWAEAIAAKDPAQKLKLLKEFYSSFPKHKGTEKLEMSIKRQIAALEEELERARLRRRTTTRSEWVIKKEGALQAAVMGSVETSLDFFNTISKQNAKLHEALASPLVGALRGAGLTLQLVLTPFDRRLGDEKQERFLSVARNSDVILTPLKDEGVEYIRELVEWFEEHNIEVKKPKLDVEIKQTPSGGIRVVGSSNYLSEREAVDFLKSYMIRNAIVEVSRNATLDDLEAVIFGREAKNLQFIPLTTAAMDTVRGMGFSNIICVEHLDQDELVEQILSKLGKIRVYTKAPNSQPVDKPILLDGGATVIDLAAKIHKDFLKFFSFARLWRRGLPEGVKVGRNFRLMDGDVVELHTS; encoded by the coding sequence ATGCCTACCAACCTACCAGAACGGGCTAAGGCAAAGTGGGCTGAAGCAATTGCAGCCAAGGATCCAGCCCAGAAACTTAAGCTACTTAAAGAGTTCTACTCAAGTTTCCCTAAGCATAAGGGTACAGAGAAGCTCGAGATGTCGATAAAGAGGCAGATAGCCGCCTTAGAGGAGGAGCTTGAGAGGGCTAGGCTTCGCCGAAGAACCACAACAAGAAGCGAGTGGGTCATCAAAAAAGAAGGGGCGCTACAAGCAGCGGTGATGGGCAGCGTAGAGACTTCACTAGACTTCTTTAACACTATATCGAAGCAGAATGCTAAGCTACACGAGGCTTTAGCCTCACCTCTCGTTGGCGCCTTAAGAGGTGCTGGGCTGACTTTGCAGCTCGTGCTTACGCCTTTTGATAGAAGGTTGGGTGATGAGAAGCAAGAGCGGTTTCTCAGTGTGGCGAGGAACAGCGACGTGATCCTTACGCCGCTGAAAGATGAGGGCGTGGAATACATTAGAGAGCTGGTTGAGTGGTTTGAAGAGCACAATATCGAAGTTAAGAAGCCGAAGCTGGACGTAGAGATCAAACAGACACCTTCAGGCGGGATAAGGGTTGTGGGGAGCTCAAACTACCTAAGCGAGAGAGAAGCTGTTGACTTTCTGAAATCGTATATGATAAGAAACGCCATAGTAGAGGTTAGTAGAAACGCCACGCTAGATGATCTTGAAGCAGTAATCTTCGGTAGGGAGGCTAAAAATCTGCAGTTCATACCACTCACTACAGCAGCTATGGATACAGTTAGGGGGATGGGGTTCAGCAACATCATATGCGTCGAACATCTTGATCAAGACGAACTCGTGGAGCAGATATTGTCCAAATTAGGAAAGATTAGGGTTTACACCAAAGCGCCTAATTCGCAACCAGTAGACAAACCCATATTACTCGATGGGGGCGCTACCGTGATAGATTTGGCCGCCAAGATACATAAGGACTTTCTAAAATTCTTCAGCTTTGCACGACTGTGGCGTAGAGGTTTACCAGAAGGCGTCAAAGTTGGTAGAAACTTTAGGCTTATGGATGGGGATGTTGTCGAGCTGCATACATCTTAG
- a CDS encoding TSUP family transporter, giving the protein MVEPLLPLILLLIGLLVGFFSSLLGLGGGVILVPILILGFGLTTQRCEHKLSSCFSNRCLSDLGIC; this is encoded by the coding sequence GTGGTTGAACCGCTCCTACCCCTAATATTACTGCTTATAGGTCTGCTAGTAGGCTTTTTCTCCTCTCTACTGGGGCTAGGAGGAGGTGTGATTTTAGTCCCTATACTCATATTAGGTTTTGGTCTAACCACACAACGCTGTGAGCACAAGCTTAGTAGCTGTTTTAGCAACCGCTGCCTCAGCGACCTTGGAATATGCTAG